The Brassica napus cultivar Da-Ae chromosome C1, Da-Ae, whole genome shotgun sequence DNA segment CTACAATCATAATTAAAAGTAGATTCCACATAGTATAATTTAATATCACGCCTTTCTTTTTCTAGAActaacaaaacataaataatgaacaatggaaatgaaaaaaaaatgagatacAGAACCTGAAGTCTTTGTGGTCAGTTGCAGAGGCTAAGACATTGAGTTGAGGAGTAGATGTGTTTTGATGAAGTGACAAAGCAGAAACATGACTAagagtttgttgttgttgttgttgctgtttaGGTGGAGTTGAAGGGTAAGGATAATCAAAGGAATGATTATTGAAGTAACCTCTACTGTTACTACTACCAACACCAAACCTATTGCTGTTACTGTAAGCCTCAGCTAatggggatgaagaagaagcataATAAGTAGTAGAAGAAGAGGACAAGGTGGGGCTTGGGATGTTGTTGGGGAAAGAGAGAGATGGTGATGTTAAAGGAGCTGTTGTCTGACTCTGATCAATAGATTTTTTGGCACGGTTTCTTCCTCTGTGCATGTGTTTTTCACAGTACTTAGAATCAGGGTGTGCTTCTCTTGAGCATCTCCATTTCTTACCATCTGTTCTTCTGCATCTCCCTGGTTCTGGATCTTGCTTCCTCCCAAATCCCATCTGGTAGCATCCCCACCCAACTGCATCAATATTTAATtaaccaaaaccctaaaatttaaTCATGATGCATGTTGTAAAACCCTAGTTAAGACCTTAATGAAAGTTAATTATCTCATAATCACTACAAGCTTGTGAAAGTTGTCTTAGACAGAAACCCATACACTATAAGGCTGTAAACTTTAGAGGCATGAGAATCAACAAAAGATTGAAGCTTTATGCAAAGAGAAAAACAACCAGGAAATCAAGAAAGATTTAAAGAAACATATAAAAGTTTGTTGAAATTGAAATCAAAGTTTAGGGCTTACGTGGTTGGTGAGCGAGGAGTCTAGAGACCAAGGAAGAGTCCAAGCTTCTTCTAATGGAGAAGATGAGGTCTGGTGGGACAGGAACACCAGAGACCATGTACTTGTAAATTAAGGCTTGATGCTCCAGTTCTTGCCATTGAGTTGGTGTAAATGGAGGCCTCCCTATTGGTCTCCCACTATTTCCACTTAGGCTCATCATCTTTCTTGTTCCTCTCTTGCTTTCCTCAAAGGGTTATGTAGCAAAATCAAAGGAGAATAAAAAGAAGAGACAAAGAGCTTTCTTGATAGATTCAGAGATTAGCTAGGGTTCTTGAGTTTATGACACAGACAGACAAGGAAGTCCACTTTCTCTGtccttttttctctctctttcactCTCTAATTAAGCATATATTCCTCAGATGCAATTTGCATGAACACTAGCTAGCTTCGACCTTGTGAAAAGGCTAACCCctcctttatatatatactctatTTTGTACTTAGGGAAGATCAAGTCATTTACAGAATATAGATTACTATACAATTACATAAGATAAGTGATCACATTCTATTACTATAAAAAAGTAGGGTTTTTTTAGGTGGTGgggtattaatttatatttgttaacAATTAAACCAAAGAGTAATATCACCAAATATTCATAAACTAAAGTTTAAGAGAGGTATATATAAACtgtgcaaagaaaaaaaaatgtcagaTGAGGGCAAGAGCTTAATTTTAAGGAGATTTGCCATGTAGTGTAAAATCAAAACAACATTAAAATATCCAATATTGTAAATGTCAAAATAGATAGATAAAAATGTAAGGAAGAGGGAGAAGAGTGTGGTCCTATAAAGACTGGCAAATCTGATGAGACTCAGGCCCAGTGTTTCTGTTGCTTCTTCTGCAGCACTTGATGCTTTTGTCTCTCTGATTACTCTTTCATCTACTCTCAAATTTCTTTCATCTCTTCTCAATCTTCTTTAATATTactctttttataaaattattataccCATAAAAATGTATTTGTATTAGAAAAAGGTGCGTTGATTTTTGGAATCTTTTTTTCTTCCGTTGGGCAGATGCCATTTTCAATATCAGCTGTACCCCAGCACTTCTTCATGGCCTAAAAATGAGTGCCACTGAGCCCTAGTTTATTAAATTTAGCGAGCCCTGATATTACTGTCTTAAGACAGGAAAATCGGATAGATGAAACAACTGAGATCATAGATGTGTTGAAAGAGAATTGACGAATATATATTGATAGAAATGGGAATGAGCTTCTTTCTTCTTGTCTCACTGCACAAATCTCTGACTGGCTTACTAAAAGAAACGTAGCActtgatatatttttacaattttacattttcttacTAAAGTTTTAATAGGTTTTTCTTCGTGAGATAAAAGTATAGAAAGAAATGTAATGTGGTGTTGTTTCAAAAGCTGGCAAAATGGCaaatgagaaagaaagaaagggtGTTTAGAGGAGAAATAGAGAGCAGGGAAGAGACCATTGGATAGAGAAGGGGGACTAGGTTTGTATGGCTGCTAGTGAAGTGAAAGTACttttgttctttaaaaaaaaaaagtttttttattataaaatttcttCAACAAATGTATTGTAGAATAGGAATAAATAAAGAAGAGAAATGCATGTGAAGAATCAGAAATACTTCAGAGAGGGTTTGGGTTCATTAAGTGCAGAGAAAATAAAGAGTAAAACTGTTCACTAGTCTGTTTGTTTCTCTGTCTCTTTTCACATGCTATGTccttttctcctttcttttttgAGGCCCCCTAGATCTTTCTTCTTACACACCTACAATCTACCATTCTTTACATACTCACATACAATAAGTATATACGTAATTCACACATGCGTATAAACTTGATTCATGTTCATCAAAATTTagttttctaaaacatttttttgttgctAAAGTTTATGAGGATTTGTTTGGATGACAAAAAGTTTGATTGGTAACATTgcttttcttttgataaaaatgaTTCGCAACGTTGCTGTATCTTTGAGaacttttgataaaaatgaTTTGCTGTATCTTTGATGTATAGTATGATGcagataaatatttgaaatatttctaaatattttattatttattttattaattatttagataattatttttaggattttacggatttttttatcaaaactcaATTTCGGAATTATGGAGAATTTGTTTGCGGAAAGCGAAGAAATAGTCTACAAAGCTATTGTTGGAGATCTAATTTTTGACgtctatgatgatgatgattggaTTCAATACAAATACATTGAATCTGATCTTCGTGCGTTTGGGATCAAAAACGGTGTGGTCTAAACGCCTAACAAAAGTTTCCAAGTCATCAACAAGCAAGGAGTTGGATTCACGCATAAAGAGGAACATGCTACAACATGTGTTTCAGAGAAGAAAGATACACTAAGTACTTCCTCACGTTGTGATATGGTAACGCATGGAAACGTCGAATCTTCAATAAGCCATCTTTGGATTTGCAAAGACAAGATGAAGATGGATCAGTACGATGGAAGCTATTACTTTTTCCAACTTGGACGTTATTATcgtagaaagaaaagaagaaaaatattatttgaagaTCACAATTAAGTTTCGAGGACAATCTTCTCCGACCCGAGAGAATGATGCAGATAAATATTTGGAATCTTTCCAaatatcttattatttattttattaattatttagataattatttttattattttagggttttacgattttcttatatatagctGTTTAGGTTTAAGCTTGTATTCagattattgatatttttataaagagCTTTTGTTAAGCCCTGAGAAGAGTATTATCAGCCTAGTTTTCGATAGATATGTGGATCTCAACGAgttcaaaaaattaaagtttccTAAGTATTCTCAGAATCAGTAGATTATTTACATTATCGTAGTTTCTGCTACATTAGTAGAGAACTATGGTAGTTTCTGCTACATTAGTAGAGAACTATGAAACATAAGGAAATATTCGTGAAACTTAATGGTATAAAAGTTAAGtaagtttgatccaaaaaaaaagttgagtgaaaaaataatttactacaatttggaacgatgaagataaattatttttaaagtggTGTAATTGTTAAGTACAACTTGCGATTTTGTATAGGGGAATTATAGATGGCAATTAACCATCACACTATACACTTTTCAAGAAAATACGTGCTGTTGTACGTAGATACATAAGATGGTATCTAAATACATAGAGCGCTAAACAGATAGATCTATAGGGGGTTGTCAAAGTGACGATCTTGATGTGAATAAGTTAGATGAAGAAGGTGGAAAGACCTTTGAATCAAGAGCCATTTTAAACCACAAGAAACATGATTAATCCGGGTTCTTAATTTgaggttcttaactcatgatttgatataattttttattttttacacttttcgtaAGAGCCGgctcttatatcttttatttaaaagacGGATCTTagattttcttagttaaaaactaaaaaaaagttaagaaacggtTCTTATCCGAAGTTAAGAATCTCTCCCTAAAAACATggattaatcatggtctaaaggAACTTTCGGTTTGAGTTTCCGTAAAATCTTTAGCCCACAATTATATacgcatatataatatatacatacaaatatatgtgtatTAAGAGCATCAGCATCGGGGTCCCTTAAAGCAGGGCCCTTAAGAAATTTGGGTCGAAAATAaatccaaaagaaaagaaaatgagtggaatgGGCCTAAAATAAGGGATGATGGGCTCGTCCCGTGAGGCTACGTGTCGGGTCGGGATTGGGAGATGAAATCGTCGCGTTTGTCTGTGTCTTCGCGTCAATCTCATTCTGAAACACAAATGCGAAATACGAAATGAAGAAGGCGATAAGCTGATCTCCTCAGATCGATCTCTCTTTCACCTGAGTTTCTGTCGGTGTGTCTCCTCAATCGAAAGCCCAACTCACCACCACGAGAGATCGCAGCTTCCGTTGGCGTTTGATCCGCAGATCGAGATCCCGAGCTCCATCGACTTCCGTTCGATTCCGGTCTTGTATGAAGGGTCTCATCTTCCCCAAATCGTCTGAAACTCTACCCGAGCTCAATCCTTAGCCGTTACCGAGGTATTTTCTTTAACTCCCAtctgaaattgaaaattatagGGTTTAGGAATAGTGCATGCTGAGTAGTGGTATAGATTCTATGTTGTTCGAGAACAATTGTACATATTCTAGGGTTCGCAAATGTTTCCTACTTTcgtatagatttttaaaaatttaaatggtTGGATTGTGTGATTATTTTCGATGTAgcttgattgattgttttgtaTAGATTGAACTATTGTAGTCGTTGTAGCTCGTTTGATTGTTTCGTATTGTAGCTTGTTTGATTGTCTCGTTTAGATTGAACCGTTGAGTTTGGTTGtagcttgtttgattgtttgagatCAAAAACTAGACTCCGTATTTGTATGGTTCGA contains these protein-coding regions:
- the LOC106375103 gene encoding growth-regulating factor 5 isoform X2, which codes for MMSLSGNSGRPIGRPPFTPTQWQELEHQALIYKYMVSGVPVPPDLIFSIRRSLDSSLVSRLLAHQPLGWGCYQMGFGRKQDPEPGRCRRTDGKKWRCSREAHPDSKYCEKHMHRGRNRAKKSIDQSQTTAPLTSPSLSFPNNIPSPTLSSSSTTYYASSSSPLAEAYSNSNRFGVGSSNSRGYFNNHSFDYPYPSTPPKQQQQQQQTLSHVSALSLHQNTSTPQLNVLASATDHKDFRYFEGIGERVGVGERTFFPEASRSFQDSPYHHHKQPLATVVDDPYDYTTDNKFDHHHTYSSQHHHHNDQDHRQQQCFVLGADMFNKPTRTVLEYTSRQDHLNQEEEEKDSSDTKKSLHHFFGEEWTQNKNSSDSWLDLSSHSRLDTGS
- the LOC106375103 gene encoding growth-regulating factor 5 isoform X1 gives rise to the protein MMSLSGNSGRPIGRPPFTPTQWQELEHQALIYKYMVSGVPVPPDLIFSIRRSLDSSLVSRLLAHQPLGWGCYQMGFGRKQDPEPGRCRRTDGKKWRCSREAHPDSKYCEKHMHRGRNRAKKSIDQSQTTAPLTSPSLSFPNNIPSPTLSSSSTTYYASSSSPLAEAYSNSNRFGVGSSNSRGYFNNHSFDYPYPSTPPKQQQQQQQTLSHVSALSLHQNTSTPQLNVLASATDHKDFRYFEGIGERVGVGERTFFPEASRSFQDSPYHHHKQPLATVVDDPYDYTTDNKFDHHHTYSSQHHHHNDQDHRQQQCFVLGADMFNKPTRTVLEYTSRQDHLNQEEEEKDSSDTKKSLHHFFGEEWTQNKNSSDSWLDLSSHSRLDTAD